A single bacterium DNA region contains:
- the fabF gene encoding beta-ketoacyl-ACP synthase II, protein MPRVVVTGIGILSCFGEGVAAFEEAIFAGKSGVRKIQNFDCAEFPTKIAAELADYDATKYMDPKNVKRYDRVIVAAVAASKMALAESGLSIDDSNRDRIGVFIGSGIGGLDSFYKDTKTLVEKGPRRISPFFIPNAIANMPSGVVAMETGAMGPNFSIVSACASSAHCIGEAYRTLRYGNADAIIVGGSECAVDELGVAGFCSMRAVTASWNDEPTRASRPFDAKRDGFVMGEGAAVFLMETLDHAVSRGAKPVAEIVGYGASADAFHITAPAPEGKGAQIAIRAALRDANLSSSDIGYINAHGTSTELNDATETFAIKAVFGEHASKLPVSSTKSMHGHLLGGAGAIEGAACILALCRQELPPTINYENPDPECDLDYVPNAARRHEFTYAMSNSFGFGGQNAVLVFKRWTGE, encoded by the coding sequence ATGCCGAGAGTCGTCGTAACGGGAATCGGGATTTTGAGCTGTTTCGGAGAAGGCGTCGCCGCCTTCGAGGAGGCCATTTTCGCGGGAAAAAGCGGGGTGCGCAAGATTCAAAACTTCGATTGCGCGGAATTCCCCACCAAAATAGCCGCGGAGCTTGCGGATTACGACGCGACCAAATATATGGATCCCAAAAACGTGAAACGCTACGACCGGGTCATCGTCGCCGCTGTTGCTGCTTCCAAAATGGCGCTTGCGGAGTCCGGCCTTTCGATTGACGATTCCAACCGCGACAGAATCGGGGTATTTATCGGGAGCGGGATTGGGGGGCTCGACTCGTTTTATAAAGACACCAAAACGCTCGTGGAGAAAGGTCCGCGTCGCATCAGCCCGTTTTTCATTCCTAACGCAATCGCAAACATGCCGTCCGGAGTGGTCGCGATGGAAACCGGCGCGATGGGGCCGAATTTCAGCATCGTATCGGCGTGCGCGTCCAGCGCGCACTGCATTGGCGAGGCGTACCGCACGCTGCGCTACGGAAATGCGGACGCAATCATCGTGGGCGGCTCGGAGTGCGCGGTGGACGAACTCGGCGTCGCGGGATTCTGCTCGATGCGCGCGGTCACCGCGTCCTGGAACGATGAGCCGACTCGCGCAAGCCGCCCGTTCGACGCGAAGCGCGACGGATTCGTGATGGGCGAAGGCGCGGCGGTTTTCTTGATGGAAACTCTCGACCACGCGGTTTCGCGCGGCGCAAAACCCGTCGCCGAAATCGTCGGATACGGCGCGAGCGCGGACGCTTTCCACATCACAGCGCCTGCTCCGGAAGGCAAGGGAGCGCAGATTGCGATTCGCGCGGCGCTGCGGGACGCGAATCTTTCGTCGTCCGACATCGGCTACATCAACGCGCACGGAACCTCAACCGAGCTGAACGACGCGACCGAGACATTCGCCATAAAGGCGGTTTTCGGCGAACACGCGAGCAAACTGCCCGTATCAAGCACGAAAAGCATGCATGGGCACTTGCTGGGCGGCGCAGGAGCTATCGAAGGCGCGGCCTGCATCCTTGCGCTTTGCCGACAGGAGCTTCCGCCTACGATCAATTACGAAAATCCGGACCCGGAGTGCGATTTGGATTACGTTCCCAATGCGGCGCGCCGTCACGAATTCACTTATGCGATGTCCAACAGTTTCGGCTTCGGCGGCCAGAATGCGGTGCTGGTTTTCAAGCGCTGGACTGGGGAATAA
- the fabG gene encoding 3-oxoacyl-ACP reductase FabG produces MPVDIDFSERVALVTGASRGIGASCARLLARAGAAVAVNYNASESAAGEVVASINADGGKGIAVRFDVADRDAVLAGVAEIAGKLGSIDLLVCNAGLRRDNLTHRMTPEEWNGGISANLGGVFNTVQACLDGMMKKRFGRIVAVSSIAGQIGSLGQSNYAAAKAGVTAFIKSVATEYAGRNIRANVVIPGIIATDMTGGLKPELAEDYIKRIPMKRFGTPDDVAGAVLFLLSELSAYVNGATLSVNGGGLMV; encoded by the coding sequence ATGCCGGTTGATATTGATTTTTCAGAGCGCGTTGCGCTTGTTACCGGAGCGTCGAGAGGCATCGGCGCTTCGTGCGCGCGGCTGCTCGCGCGCGCGGGCGCCGCGGTCGCGGTCAACTACAACGCGAGCGAAAGCGCGGCCGGGGAAGTGGTCGCTTCGATAAACGCGGACGGGGGAAAGGGGATCGCCGTCCGATTCGACGTGGCTGATCGCGATGCGGTGCTTGCCGGAGTCGCGGAGATTGCCGGGAAGCTGGGCTCGATAGACCTGCTTGTGTGCAATGCGGGGCTGCGCCGCGACAACCTGACGCACCGGATGACGCCCGAAGAATGGAACGGCGGCATTTCGGCCAATCTGGGCGGCGTGTTCAATACAGTTCAGGCTTGCCTGGACGGAATGATGAAAAAGCGTTTCGGCCGGATCGTTGCCGTATCGAGCATCGCCGGCCAGATAGGAAGCCTTGGGCAATCAAACTATGCGGCGGCCAAGGCAGGCGTAACAGCCTTCATAAAGAGCGTCGCGACCGAGTATGCGGGCAGAAACATCCGCGCGAACGTGGTGATTCCGGGGATAATCGCTACGGACATGACCGGCGGTCTAAAGCCGGAGCTTGCCGAAGACTACATCAAGCGCATTCCGATGAAGCGGTTCGGAACGCCGGACGATGTCGCAGGCGCCGTGCTGTTTCTTTTGTCGGAGCTTTCCGCGTACGTGAACGGCGCAACTTTGAGCGTGAATGGCGGAGGATTGATGGTATAG
- the fabD gene encoding ACP S-malonyltransferase, which translates to MMKVALMFPGQASQETGMGRTLFDSYPESREVFERADKALGFSISKLCFEGPDEELKRTAITQPAILTVSVAAYRALAPRLESAGANIAVAAGHSLGEYSALAAAGALDFEDAVRLVHERGRLMQEAVPEGRGAMSAILGLESAEIEKICGDTELASGEVVSLANYNCPGQWVISGSAKGVELAEKALKDAGAKRAIRLPVSAPFHCSLMLPAADGMSPLLGATAFRPTEFFVLANVNAEPYPPDASKYAGLLVRQIVSPVRWIAIAARFWRDFGASAALEVGPGKVLSGLVKRIDADLHCLSVDAPETLDATIAWISDRIAEAGGAAPES; encoded by the coding sequence TTGATGAAAGTCGCGCTGATGTTTCCGGGGCAGGCCAGCCAGGAAACCGGGATGGGCCGCACGCTTTTCGACTCGTATCCGGAATCGCGCGAGGTTTTCGAGCGAGCGGACAAAGCGCTTGGATTCTCGATTTCCAAGCTGTGCTTCGAAGGGCCGGACGAGGAACTGAAGCGTACGGCGATTACGCAGCCCGCGATTTTGACTGTGAGCGTCGCGGCGTATCGCGCGCTCGCGCCGCGGCTTGAAAGCGCGGGCGCGAATATTGCGGTTGCCGCCGGCCATTCGCTTGGGGAGTATTCGGCGCTTGCCGCAGCGGGCGCGCTGGATTTCGAGGATGCGGTGAGGCTCGTCCACGAGCGCGGACGCCTGATGCAGGAAGCCGTACCGGAAGGCCGCGGCGCGATGAGCGCGATTTTGGGGCTCGAATCGGCGGAAATTGAAAAAATTTGCGGGGATACGGAGCTTGCGAGCGGCGAAGTGGTATCACTGGCGAACTACAACTGCCCCGGCCAGTGGGTGATAAGCGGCTCGGCGAAGGGCGTCGAGCTTGCGGAAAAGGCGCTAAAGGACGCCGGGGCGAAGCGCGCGATAAGGCTTCCGGTAAGCGCGCCGTTCCATTGCTCGCTTATGCTTCCTGCGGCGGACGGAATGTCGCCGCTCCTTGGCGCAACCGCATTTCGCCCCACCGAGTTCTTCGTCCTTGCCAACGTGAATGCGGAGCCGTATCCGCCGGATGCGTCGAAGTACGCGGGATTGCTTGTACGGCAGATCGTCAGCCCCGTCAGGTGGATCGCTATCGCCGCGCGCTTTTGGCGCGACTTCGGTGCGTCCGCGGCGCTCGAAGTGGGGCCGGGCAAGGTGCTTTCCGGACTTGTGAAACGGATCGACGCGGATCTGCACTGCCTTTCCGTGGACGCACCGGAGACGCTTGATGCTACCATTGCCTGGATTTCGGACAGGATCGCCGAGGCCGGCGGAGCTGCGCCGGAGTCCTGA
- a CDS encoding ketoacyl-ACP synthase III → MNLKKVVVRASARYVPEKVMTNDDFAKFLDTSDEWITQRTGIKERRFRAEGESCSTMAIEVGKKLLDRSGVDPADIGLVIIPTVTPDYVFPATGTIVAAKLGCVNAAAWDIEAACGGFITALYSAWGILATGERRYALVIGSEVMSSIADFTDRSNCILFGDAASGLLLEGIDKSEFGIEGFDLGGDGNQWQYLYQPAGGSVKPASAATVEAREHFIKMEGQEVFKGAVRMMGKTIENVLAKTGTKVEEVDYFIPHQANARIIESTRKRIGVPEEKMYVNIQRYGNTTSASIPLCIDELNDDGKLTAGTRLVLFTFGAGFVWGAAQLRWGA, encoded by the coding sequence ATGAATCTCAAAAAAGTTGTAGTGCGTGCAAGCGCACGTTACGTTCCGGAAAAGGTGATGACGAATGACGACTTTGCCAAGTTTCTGGATACAAGCGACGAGTGGATAACCCAGCGCACCGGAATCAAGGAGCGCCGCTTCAGGGCGGAAGGCGAATCCTGCTCCACGATGGCGATCGAGGTCGGAAAAAAGCTTCTGGATCGATCGGGCGTGGATCCGGCCGACATCGGTCTCGTAATCATTCCTACGGTTACTCCGGATTATGTGTTTCCCGCGACCGGGACGATTGTGGCGGCGAAACTGGGATGCGTAAACGCGGCGGCGTGGGACATCGAGGCGGCATGCGGCGGATTCATCACGGCGCTGTATTCCGCGTGGGGTATTCTCGCAACCGGAGAGCGGCGCTATGCCCTGGTCATCGGAAGCGAAGTCATGTCGTCCATCGCCGATTTCACCGACCGCAGCAACTGCATTTTGTTCGGGGATGCGGCATCGGGACTTCTGCTGGAAGGTATTGACAAGTCGGAGTTCGGCATCGAAGGATTCGACCTCGGCGGCGACGGCAACCAGTGGCAATACCTATACCAGCCAGCCGGAGGGAGTGTAAAACCAGCGTCCGCCGCAACAGTCGAAGCCCGCGAACATTTCATCAAGATGGAAGGTCAGGAAGTTTTCAAGGGCGCTGTCCGGATGATGGGCAAGACTATCGAGAACGTCCTTGCGAAAACAGGGACCAAAGTCGAAGAAGTGGATTACTTCATTCCCCACCAGGCGAACGCGCGCATAATCGAAAGCACCCGGAAGCGTATCGGCGTGCCGGAGGAGAAAATGTACGTCAACATCCAGCGCTACGGGAACACGACCTCCGCGTCCATTCCGCTTTGCATTGACGAGCTGAACGACGACGGAAAGCTCACTGCGGGTACACGGCTTGTGTTGTTCACTTTCGGAGCGGGATTCGTGTGGGGAGCCGCGCAGCTCCGGTGGGGTGCTTGA
- the plsX gene encoding phosphate acyltransferase PlsX translates to MSDSPTIVLDLAGADLGEEELLRGVKLASCDGNGGCNLVLVSNSKERTAEFADKIIGKSSGGFSLEFVNASHRLPDRIESPVQVYKEHPDSTINVGLRRIAGITNAAFISAGNTGLVMTSALFILKRIQGISRPPIASPLPTLGRTCFFLDAGSNVDCRPQHLYEFGVIGSVYAEKVWGREKPTVGLLSNGSEDYKGSVLVKETHALLKADPSINYIGYREGNTVFDGDLDILVCDGFIGNIILKFAEGLAGAITRLLKNEIIKRPLAGISAKLFMGAAFRALKKRVDYSEYGGAPLLGLNGNVVICHGRSDAVAIKNAIREALKLAKTGCSARIEEAFRAKSTLQAQA, encoded by the coding sequence ATGTCTGATTCTCCGACCATAGTTCTTGACCTTGCGGGCGCAGACCTCGGCGAAGAGGAGCTTTTGCGCGGAGTCAAGCTCGCGTCGTGCGACGGCAACGGCGGCTGCAACCTCGTCCTCGTTTCGAACAGCAAGGAGCGCACCGCGGAATTCGCGGACAAGATAATCGGCAAATCGTCCGGCGGATTCTCGCTGGAATTCGTGAATGCGTCGCACCGCCTGCCCGACCGCATCGAGAGTCCCGTTCAGGTTTACAAAGAGCATCCCGATTCCACCATCAATGTCGGACTGCGCCGGATCGCCGGTATCACCAATGCGGCGTTCATTTCCGCCGGCAACACCGGGCTCGTGATGACTTCCGCGCTGTTCATATTAAAGCGGATACAGGGAATCAGCCGCCCGCCCATTGCCAGCCCGCTTCCCACGCTCGGGCGAACCTGCTTTTTTCTTGACGCGGGCAGCAACGTGGACTGCCGCCCGCAGCATCTTTACGAATTCGGAGTTATCGGCTCGGTGTATGCGGAAAAGGTGTGGGGACGCGAGAAGCCGACCGTCGGATTGCTGTCGAACGGCAGCGAGGATTACAAGGGGAGCGTACTTGTAAAGGAAACGCACGCGCTGCTAAAAGCGGACCCTTCAATCAACTACATCGGCTATCGCGAAGGAAACACGGTATTCGACGGCGACCTTGACATTTTGGTTTGCGATGGTTTCATCGGAAACATCATCCTCAAATTCGCGGAAGGCCTGGCGGGAGCGATAACCCGGCTTCTGAAAAACGAAATAATCAAGCGTCCGCTCGCGGGAATATCCGCGAAGCTTTTCATGGGTGCGGCGTTTCGTGCTCTAAAGAAGCGCGTGGATTACAGCGAGTACGGCGGCGCGCCGCTTTTGGGTCTGAACGGCAATGTCGTGATTTGCCACGGCAGGAGCGACGCGGTGGCCATAAAAAACGCGATCCGCGAGGCTCTCAAGCTCGCCAAAACCGGGTGCTCCGCGCGCATCGAAGAGGCGTTCCGAGCCAAATCTACCTTGCAGGCCCAAGCCTGA
- the lepA gene encoding elongation factor 4, translating to MKIPVERTRNFCIIAHIDHGKSTLADRLIEATATIDARKMKEQVLDRMDLERERGITIKAQAVRMIYRARDGQDYLLNLIDTPGHVDFAYEVSRSLKACEGALLLVDAAQGVEAQTIANLYQALESDLEIVPVLNKIDLPAQRTDEVLEELKQILGVGQEETLRVSAKYGTGVDDLLEAIVERIPPPKGDPEKPLAALIFDSHYDSYRGVVSYVRVFDGRLCQGQQVVTMSNGKKWEVADAGVFMPEMLKLDELSAGQVGYVILGMKEVSQSRVGDTITDAARQVAQPLPGYKKMTPMVYCGLYTADGENFTDLRNALEKLSLNDSSLAYEQESSEALGFGFRCGFLGLLHMEIVIERLEREYDLELIATSPSVVYQVTTTDGTVHRIDNPGRFPDPSKIKLIEEPFVEAEVICPAAHSSAIIDLSKKRRGEIGGIDYLTSNRVNLRFELPLAEIIYDYYDQLKSLSRGYASLDYHFKEFRKSDLVKVDILINQEKADALSFLCHRSVAHQRARQVVQTLQRTIPRQMFQIPIQAAIGGTVIARENISAMRKDVTAKCYGGDITRKRKLLEKQKKGKLKMRSIGRVEVPQEAFLAVLKVDKDK from the coding sequence ATGAAGATACCCGTCGAAAGAACGCGCAACTTCTGCATCATTGCGCACATCGATCATGGCAAGAGCACGCTCGCGGACAGGCTGATCGAAGCCACCGCGACAATCGACGCGCGCAAGATGAAGGAGCAGGTGCTCGACCGGATGGATCTCGAGCGCGAGCGCGGGATTACGATCAAAGCCCAGGCCGTGCGGATGATCTATCGCGCCAGGGACGGCCAAGATTACTTGCTAAACCTGATAGATACGCCGGGGCATGTGGACTTCGCGTACGAGGTCAGCCGCTCGCTCAAAGCGTGCGAAGGCGCGCTGCTTCTGGTGGACGCGGCCCAGGGCGTCGAGGCGCAGACCATAGCCAACCTGTACCAGGCGCTTGAAAGCGACTTGGAAATTGTTCCCGTACTAAACAAAATAGACCTGCCGGCCCAGCGCACCGACGAGGTTCTGGAGGAATTGAAACAAATTCTGGGCGTCGGCCAAGAAGAAACGCTTCGCGTCAGCGCGAAGTACGGCACGGGAGTGGACGACCTCCTGGAAGCGATAGTCGAAAGGATTCCGCCGCCGAAAGGCGATCCCGAAAAGCCGCTGGCCGCCCTGATTTTCGACAGCCATTACGACAGCTACCGCGGAGTGGTCAGCTACGTCCGCGTTTTCGACGGGCGGCTGTGCCAAGGCCAGCAAGTCGTCACGATGAGCAACGGCAAAAAGTGGGAAGTCGCCGACGCGGGCGTTTTCATGCCCGAAATGCTCAAACTGGACGAGCTTTCCGCCGGACAAGTGGGATACGTAATCCTTGGAATGAAGGAAGTGTCGCAGTCGCGCGTGGGAGACACCATCACGGATGCGGCGCGGCAGGTCGCCCAACCGCTGCCCGGATACAAGAAAATGACGCCGATGGTGTACTGCGGGCTGTACACCGCGGACGGTGAGAACTTCACCGATTTAAGAAATGCTCTTGAAAAGCTCTCGCTGAACGACAGCTCGCTGGCATACGAGCAGGAGTCCAGCGAGGCGCTCGGATTCGGATTCCGGTGCGGATTTCTGGGTCTTCTGCATATGGAAATCGTCATCGAGCGACTCGAGCGAGAGTACGACCTTGAGCTGATCGCGACTTCGCCCAGCGTCGTTTATCAAGTAACGACGACCGACGGCACGGTGCACCGGATAGACAATCCGGGGCGCTTTCCCGATCCGTCGAAAATCAAGCTTATCGAAGAGCCGTTCGTGGAGGCGGAGGTTATCTGCCCGGCGGCGCATTCGAGCGCCATAATAGACCTCTCAAAGAAACGGCGCGGGGAAATCGGAGGCATTGATTACCTGACGTCGAACCGGGTGAATTTGCGGTTCGAGCTGCCGCTTGCGGAGATAATCTACGACTATTACGACCAGCTCAAAAGCCTTTCGCGCGGCTATGCGTCGCTGGATTACCACTTCAAGGAATTCCGCAAAAGCGATCTGGTTAAGGTGGACATTCTTATCAACCAGGAGAAAGCCGACGCCCTGTCGTTTTTGTGTCATCGCAGCGTGGCGCACCAGCGCGCGCGCCAAGTCGTGCAGACGCTGCAGCGCACCATTCCGCGGCAGATGTTCCAGATTCCCATACAGGCGGCGATAGGCGGGACGGTTATAGCGCGGGAGAACATCTCCGCGATGCGCAAGGACGTGACCGCGAAATGCTACGGCGGCGACATCACGCGCAAGCGCAAGCTGTTGGAAAAGCAGAAGAAAGGCAAGCTGAAGATGCGTTCGATTGGCCGCGTCGAAGTGCCGCAGGAGGCGTTCCTGGCGGTGTTGAAGGTGGATAAGGATAAGTAA
- a CDS encoding DUF393 domain-containing protein — MDGNVAPKEKAPEPAAAESCTLTVFYDGRCAACGAFAERMRRESGGSDAIAFLDANARCGELARAGISSEAATSKIHAVEPGGRVLTGVRALAAVWRTIPKYRWLAAIVSLPVIAQAAEWGYSVFARLRKLTK, encoded by the coding sequence GTGGATGGAAACGTTGCGCCGAAGGAAAAAGCGCCCGAGCCTGCCGCTGCCGAAAGCTGCACGCTGACGGTGTTTTACGACGGCCGGTGCGCGGCATGCGGCGCGTTCGCGGAGCGGATGCGGCGGGAGTCGGGCGGTTCCGACGCGATTGCGTTTCTGGACGCGAACGCGCGATGCGGCGAGCTTGCGCGGGCCGGCATATCCAGCGAGGCCGCGACAAGCAAAATCCATGCGGTCGAGCCGGGCGGAAGAGTGCTGACCGGAGTGCGCGCGCTCGCGGCGGTGTGGCGGACGATTCCCAAATACAGGTGGCTTGCGGCGATTGTGTCGCTGCCCGTAATCGCGCAGGCTGCGGAATGGGGATATTCGGTGTTTGCGCGGCTTAGAAAGCTGACCAAATAA
- a CDS encoding YbhB/YbcL family Raf kinase inhibitor-like protein has protein sequence MRITSIAFENGKEIPVHFTADGEDVNPPLAFSGVPPEAKSLVLIMDDPDAPMGTWDHWILFNIPPDIGEIKEKGVPLAATPGKNSWGRTWYGGPAPPKGTHRYYFKLYALDTTLNLEKGASRREVEAAMKGHILAEAQLMGKYSKKS, from the coding sequence ATGCGGATCACTTCAATCGCTTTCGAAAACGGCAAGGAAATACCGGTTCATTTCACCGCGGACGGCGAGGATGTCAATCCGCCGCTCGCATTTTCCGGAGTGCCCCCGGAAGCAAAATCGCTTGTATTGATAATGGACGACCCCGATGCGCCGATGGGCACCTGGGACCACTGGATCCTCTTTAACATTCCGCCCGACATCGGAGAAATAAAGGAAAAGGGCGTTCCGCTCGCGGCCACGCCGGGCAAGAACTCCTGGGGGCGTACCTGGTACGGCGGCCCGGCGCCTCCGAAAGGGACGCACCGGTATTATTTCAAGTTATACGCGCTGGACACGACGCTGAACCTGGAAAAAGGCGCGAGCAGGCGGGAGGTCGAAGCCGCCATGAAAGGGCACATTTTGGCCGAAGCCCAGCTTATGGGAAAATATTCAAAGAAAAGCTAG
- a CDS encoding cytochrome c3 family protein has translation MDSGGPIFPAWFDRLVRIFGLVFVGGAVYILVLWIFLVSPKTTRVGYQPEQPVPYSHALHAGKLGMDCRYCHTTVEETAQAAIPPTQTCMNCHTTIWKDSPKLLSVRESYATGMPIKWVRVHNLPDFVYFNHSAHVTRGIGCVSCHGRVDKMETVYQKNILTMGWCLDCHRNPEKHLRPKEFVTSMDWVPEENQKDLGKRLAREYNIKPSTDCWTCHR, from the coding sequence ATGGACTCCGGCGGACCGATTTTTCCAGCCTGGTTTGACAGGCTGGTTCGTATTTTTGGGCTGGTTTTCGTGGGCGGCGCGGTATATATCCTCGTCCTGTGGATATTCCTCGTCTCGCCCAAGACCACGCGCGTAGGCTACCAGCCGGAGCAGCCCGTCCCTTACAGCCACGCGCTGCATGCCGGCAAGCTGGGGATGGACTGCCGCTATTGCCACACCACCGTGGAGGAAACAGCGCAGGCCGCCATTCCTCCCACCCAGACCTGCATGAACTGCCACACCACAATCTGGAAAGACAGCCCGAAGCTCCTGTCCGTGCGCGAAAGCTATGCAACCGGGATGCCAATCAAGTGGGTGCGCGTCCATAACCTTCCCGACTTTGTATACTTCAACCACAGCGCGCACGTCACGAGGGGCATCGGCTGCGTCAGCTGCCACGGCCGCGTGGACAAGATGGAAACGGTTTACCAGAAGAACATCCTTACCATGGGCTGGTGCCTGGACTGCCACCGGAATCCGGAAAAGCATCTGCGTCCGAAAGAATTCGTCACTTCCATGGACTGGGTGCCCGAGGAGAACCAAAAAGACCTCGGCAAAAGGCTGGCCCGCGAATACAACATCAAACCAAGCACCGATTGCTGGACATGCCACCGATGA